ACCATAGGCTTCAATACGTCTGGTAAATCGTTCATGTTCTTTGCAATATTATCATCGTTGATAACCTTTGCTGCACGCTCTAACAATCTTGAGTGCAAGAAGAAAACATCCCCTGGGTATGCCTCACGTCCCGGTGGTCTTCTCAAAAGAAGAGATACCTCACGATACGCAACCGCTTGTTTTGACAAATCATCATAAATAATCAAAGCTGGACGACCTGTATCTCTGAAATACTCACCGATTGATGCACCCGTAAATGGAGCATACACCTGCATTGCTGCAGGATCGGAAGCATTAGCAGCAACGATAGTCGTATATGCCATTGCACCTTTATCTTCCAAAGTCTGTGCAATTGCAGCAACAGTAGAAGCTTTCTGGCCAATAGCAACATATATACAATATACTGGCTCACCAGCATCGTAAAATTCTTTTTGGTTCAAAATGGTATCGATACAAACGGTAGTCTTACCTGTTTGACGGTCACCAATTACAAGCTCCCTTTGACCACGGCCAACAGGAATCATTGCATCAATAGCCTTAATACCAGATTGCATTGGCTCGGTTACCGGCTCTCTAAAGATAACACCTGGCGCTTTACGCTCTAATGGCATCTCATATGTATCACCGGAAATAGGTCCTTTACCATCTATTGGGTTACCCAAGGTATCTACCACACGACCAACGATGCCTTCACCAACTTTAATGGAAGCAATTCGTTCTGAACGTTTCACTGTAGCACCTTCTACAATAGTTTTGGAATGTCCTAAAAGAACCACACCAACGTTATCATCTTCAAGGTTAAGAACGATACCCTCAAGGCCTCCTTCGAATTCTACCAATTCTCCGTATTGGACGTTTGATAAACCGTAGACTCTGGCGATACCATCACCAACCTGCAGTACTGTTCCCACCTCGTCTAATGTAGCGGTGGCTTCAAATCCTGATAATTGTTCCTTTAAAATTGCTGATACCTCAGCGGCTTTTACTCCTGCCATTGTTTTAGATATAAAGACGAAAAGATGAAAGACACAAGACTTTTATCGAATCGTTATTGATATTATAAACTACTTGTAAACTCTCTTTTAATTGTATTCAATTTGTTTGAAATGCTGGCATCATATTGCAAATCGCCAACACGTAAAACAAACCCACCAATAATGCTTTCATCTATTTTATTCTGAATAGTTACCGCATTACCTGTTATCTGAGCTATTTGCTTCAGCACTTTTTTCTCAAGGTCTGCGCTCAATGGCACTGCAGTAGTAACGTAAGCTACACCTTCACCTTTTAAATCTTCATTTAGAATGATATATTTTAAAGCAACTTCGTTTAAAATAGATATTCTTTTGTTTGAAACAAGTGTGTTGATCATACCTAAAGTAACCTGATCGCTACCTTTAAATACAGCAGTCAAAGCTTTCTTTTTGGTTTCCCCGTTAACTACTGGGCTAGCCAACATGGCCCTCAACTCTTTACTATCGGCAATAGTTGCCACAACAGAACGCATGTCTTTTTCAACTGCACTCGTAGCTTTGTTTTGTACCGCTAGGTCCAAAACTGCTTTTGCGTAACGTATTGCTGCTCTAGAATCGCTCATTTTTTATCTTGTTTTATTGTCTTGCTATCCGAAATTCATCGGTGTAACAAAAAGCAATATAGCTACTTAATTCAATTTAACATCACCCAACATACTTTCAACCAACTTTAATTGTTGGTCTTTGTTGGATAGTTGCTCTTTTAAAACCTTCTCAGCAATCTCTACAGAAAGTTCAGCTACTTGGTTTTTAATATCAGCAACCGCAGCTTTCTTTTCGCTTTCGATAGCAGCTTGAGCTTGCTTCAACATTTTATCGCCTTCAATTTTAGCTTGCTCTTTAGAATCTGTGATCATCTTATCTTTGATCTCACGAGCTTCTTTTAACATCGCTTCACGTTCGGCACGAGCTTCTTTTAACAACTTATCGTTATCAGCTTGCAAGTTTTGCATTTCTGCACGTGCTTTTTCAGCTGCTTCTAACGCACCGTGAATACCTTCCTCACGTTCGTTCAATGAAGTTAAGATTGGTTTCCATGCAACTTTCACCAATAAAAAAATCAACCCCAACAATAATATAGTCTGAACTATGAAAAGGCCTGGCGAAAAATCGTTTAATAAAACTTCCATATAAATACTACTTTAAAATTCTAAACTTGATTAAAAACATTTCCTGCAACCAACCGTTGCAGGAAAATGTCTTTTGGTTTTGCTGTTCTTATTTTCCTAAGAACAAGGCACCGAATGCCAAACCTTCTAAAAGTGCAGCAATGATAATCATCGCAGTTTGGATTTTTCCTGTTGCTTCTGGCTGACGAGCAATACCTTCCATTGCTTTACCACCAATTTGACCAAGACCGATACCTGCTCCGATTACGATTAAACCAGCTCCAATTAAGTTGTACATAGTAATTGATTTATATAATTAAATTAAAAAACTCTCTTTTAAATGAAATCCCCTCTAACGTCTTCCGCGTCCGGAACTTCATGTCCTTTTGCATCGTGCTCATGATCGTGGTCGTGCTCCGCAACGGCCATACCAATAAACAATGCTGATAGCATAGTGAAAATATAAGCCTGTAAAAACGCCACCAACACTTCAATAAGCGTAATGAAAAATGATAGTACTAATGATAAACCTGTAGCACCAACCACACCTAGACTTTCTTTAAGTGTAAACATGATAGCAATTAAGCTCATTACTACAATGTGACCTGCAGATATGTTCGCGAATAAACGTACCAGCAGTGAAAAAGGCTTAATTACAAAAGCACCTGCTAACTCTATAATAGCAAGAACCGGTCTAATCAAAACAGGCACACCCGGCATCCACAACATGTGCATCCAGTAATCTTTATTACCACTAAACGTGTAAATAATCAATGTGAAAATTGCCAAGGCAGCAGTAACTGCTAATTGCCCAGTTACGTTGAAACCTAACGGAGTTAGACCTAAAAGGTTCAAAATCCATATGAAGAAAAACACAGTTAATAAATACCCTGTAAATTGACGGTATTTTTTCTCGCCGATATTTGGCTTTGCGATTTCATCTCTAACGTAGATTACTAAAGGCTCCAATACTCTACCAAAACCGGTAGGCACTTTTTTCTTAGCGTATTGTTTTGCCAATGAAGAGAAAGCCCAAAGCATAAAAAGACCAATCATCAATATTCCAAAAACACTTTTGGTAATTGAAAAGTCTAAAACTTTAGCCGCATTTTCCGCATGGTGATGATCATCAAACTGAACTTCGGAAGCTCCCTCGTTCAATTCGTATATTTTCCCGTGAAGCTTTACGAATTTCGATCCACCTTTTTCAACAATTACCTTTCCGGCATCATCATGATGAAATTCAGAAGACATGAAAGTTACCAAACCATTACTAGACCAAAGAATAACTGGCAATGGAAAACCTACGTGTTTACGCTCACCGTGATCACCTGTGTATGAAAACAAATGAAAATCATGAGCATCTTTAATGTGATGCAAAATGTATGCGTCCACCTCTTCTTTTGTGTCTACAGCTCCTTCATCACTCCCCTCAGAAAGAGAAAAACCTTGAAAAGAAATGCAGAATGTACAAAGCAATACTAGTGTTCTAATCATTTTTGAAACTTCCTTCATTATTTTTTATCAAAAAATTATGCTCCTGAAATTTTGCGCAAAAGTAGGTAATCTTGCTGTAATACAAAGCATTTTTATTCCATAAAATTTTGAAACTATCTACGTTGTATAATTTTTGAAACAAAAAAGACTTCCAGGACTAAAAAAACAAACACAGGAATTAAAAGAGAAGCTCTATAAAATCTCGGTAAATACTGATCTCCCACAAGTTGCGGGTAGCACATAGCAGTATACACCACTATTTTAAAAACCAAAAGCCCCATGTAAATAAAACCTAATTGGGTAAAAACTTTTTCGCTTTTTGAGAGCAGTTGAAAGGCAATTATTACCGATAAAGAGAAAATAAAATGAAAAATATAGGCGTTTTGAAGTAAATCATTAAACGCTATATTATCATCTGCCAATAAAAATTGATGAAGAAAAAAAGAAGTCGCGCCCACCAAAATGAACACGACTAGATATTGTACTATTTGTTTGATCAATGCTATTTATTTAGTGTCATCACTTTTTTGATGACGATATACATTGACAAAAATACGGCAAGTAAGGTAAATGTATCCTCAAGAAACGTTTTTTCAAACTTTACATCTAGCCAGGCCCCCAAAAGATTGCCCAAATAGATGGTAACACCCATTTGTATAGCAATGCCCGAAAAACTGGCCGCAGTACGTATTAAATTTGAATTATCACGAGGCTTTTGCTGGCTCATTGCTTGTGCTAGAACTATTGCTTAGAGAGGACTTAAAACTGCTAGAACCACTGTTCAAAGACCCTCCTTTACCTTTCATGGTACATGAAGCATTAAATGTAGCTCCTGGCTCAACGGCCAATTTAGTTACAGAAACCGTACCTTCAATTACTGCTGAAGATTTAAGAGAAAGCAAATCGGATACTAAAAGCTCTCCGTTGAAGCTTCCTTCAATATCTGCATTTACACATTCTACTTTACCATGAATATAACCGTCTTTACCAATGACCACTTTACCGGTAGTTTTTACGTTACCGTCTAATTTTCCGTCAATTCTGAAGTCTGCTTCAGATTCGATATCACCTTTAATTTTTGTGTGCTTGGAAATTCTGTTAGGTTGTGCGCCAATTTCGTTCATAGTTCTAGGTTTTTTGTTGTCAGAAAACATTTTTTAAGGTTTTGGGGTTAAAATTTGATTTTTATAAGATTGTAGGTTTTTATGTACCTGTATAATTTTATAGTTGGTAGATAAAATTACAAAATTCTCATTCTCAATAAGGTAATCCTTGTTAAATTTTATAAGCTCTGCAAAGCCCAATGCATAATCTTTGGATTTAAAACCATGTACGACCACAAATTGGTCTTCTAAGGTATAGATATCTTTTGAAACAATATTCTTATATCTCAAATCTATAATAGCATCTTCTAATGCCTTCTTTACCCTTTGTGCAATTTGGTCATTACTTCTTCTAAACGGAAAAACAACTTTCCAATTTCCAGTGCCTGAAGAACCAAGTTCTGTGGAAAAATCTTTAACGGCCAATTTAGGAAGCTGCTCAGCAACCATCTGCTCTGCCTTCTTACCTTCCGGATTGTTAGGGTAGGTTAGGGCTACATAGTTTAAAGCTTCTTCAAAAGGTTCAAACCCGTTTAATCTACCAATGGCGTTCGCCTTCAACATTTCAAACTTGGGAACGATTGGATCACCAGTGTATTTTTCTATATTTTCTTCGGCTCCCGTTATGGTTGCCAAAAAATCTTGCTGCTTATACTTACGGTATAAAGCTGCGTAACGCGAATCTGGACTATCTGCATCATCTTCAAGAACAGCTCTTGGGTTTAGTATAATTTCCGCGTAGCGAGAATCGCCATGGTTACTTAGAATATTCTTTCTCATAGAAGCCAAAAGCGGACTACCTTCTTCTTCATAAATCTTGTATAGATTATATTTTGAAGGAAGTATCAAGCGTTCCTCAGGTTCAGAATCTAATACATTTTCCAACTTTGCTGCTGCCAAAAGGTTCTCCTTGAATTTTTCCTTGTAAATCAATCCTAATTGGTAATTAGCAAAGTTTCTTTCACCTTTTAAACTGTCAATTACAGCAACATCTGTAGGTACTCTATCTAAATAATAATCAACAGAGAATTTTTCTTCTTCTCCAACATCACCAGAAATACTATCGGTTGAGACAATAGCTTCGTTATCATCTTGTGACAAAGTTCTTTTTTTGTTGCTCCATCTCCAATCATCTTCCAACACTCTTTTACCCCATCTCTGGACAAAATCATTTTTGCCGAAACCCAAACTTTTTAGGTTATAAAAATAGAATTTACCCTGGTTCTCTTTACCGCCTTTACTTTTTGCGAACTCCGCAAAACCAGTAGCCAATCTTCTTTCTTCTTTCTTCGCAGCCGCATCTTTTGCCGCTTGCAATTCTGCTATATAATCTTCAAAATAAGCCGTGCGCTCTGCTAATGGTAAATTATATAATGTAATGATACTATCTGTTTGATGCGCAATGTCTTCATATTTGATAACATCTTCAAGGTTATCTAATTTCTTCTTGGTAGACCTATACTTCTTTGTATTCTCTTCTAGGTTAGGTATAACACTATCATAGTAAGCTCCTGCCAGTTTATACTCATTACGGTCAAAATTATAAACGGCTAAATTCTCATAATTTAAGGCATTCAACTTAGGTTCGTTTTCCGTAGCGCGAAGTGACTTATTAAAATAGGTGATTGCCATACTATCATTCTCCTGCTCCAAATGGTACTCTGCCACTTGGCGAAAAATTATATCTAAAAATGGACGGTTTTCACGATTTTCCTCTAAATCTGTTAAATACTCCAACATCTCTTCACTATTCTCAGAAGTAATTTTGGTATTTCGGATTTTTTGAATCTCCGCATTAATCATGTAAACACGAGGTGATTTTCTATTGAGGTCAATGACTTTGGTAAAGGCATAATTGGCACTATCCTTATGATTCATTTGATTGTACAACTGTCCAATAATATAATAGTAACGGCCTCTTTCTTCGTTCTTCTTGGTGTAATGCGATGCTACTTTTAAATGCTGAACGGCGGTATCCAATACCTTTTCGTTGATGTAGGCTTGAGCCATCATGGCACGTGCATCTGCATATTCTTGATCAGATAGCTGTTCAAACTTTAAAAGCCGCTTTAAGTTTTTAATAGCCAACTCATCATTCTCAAGTCTAATGTTTACCTTCTCGCGCCAAATATGCGCTTCGTTCAGCTTATCACTATAATCATATTTTCTGATTATATAATTGAAAGCCTCAAGCGCTGGCATGTAACGTTGGTCAAAATACCGGGCCTTACCTAAAAGTAAAAACGCCTCATCTGTCTGTGGGTTCCGTTCCACATCTCTGATATCCATACTATGTTTTTGTATGGCTTTGGTGGCTTTCTCTTCGGCAATAATAAAATTAGGGTTATTATCCTCAGAATCTAGCTTTATATCTTCGGTTACTTCTAGACGCTCAATAGGTAAAACCTCCCAATAATCATCATGGTAATTAAGATTGAGCTCTGCCCTTCCTTCTTCAAAAGCGATGTTGCCATTGTACAATGTATTGTACTTGGTGTTAAGCGCATGCCAATTACGATTGACGAATGCGTCTTTTTTGGTAGAACATCCGTTTAAAACAACGCCTCCCAGAATTGAAAATATGATAAGTTTATAGTGCAGCTTCAAAATTGTATATCTACGTACTTTACTCTAACTAAAAAAGAACGGGATTATTATGCAGTTGGTCGATAAAAAGTTTATCATTCGGGGTTTACGGAAGGAAAAAGAAAGCTTGGTAATAGCAAAAACGGCATTTTCATTATTAAGCCGACCTAATCATCATTTTAACTTAAAAACTCAAAACGAATTTTCTTTTTAACGGATTCAACTTTTCACAAAGTACGTGAAGTTTGCAGAAAGTAGAAAAACGGGAGTTCATTTTTCACCGACTAAGCGGTCTGTGTTTCTTTATTTCATCGATAAGAACTCTGTTTTAAACCCCATTATCAGAAGTAAACAACACATTATCCGAAGTGTAATCTATTTTATTGAAGCCTCACAAAAGCTGAACCGACCATGCAGTCTGTTTTACAAAAAGGAATTATGCCACTGGAACGTCATCTTTAAGCTCCTCTTCTCCACTAAAAAACAATTCCAATTCTTTTAAAGTGGCTTCTGAAGTTTCAATGTCTTTTACAATTTCACCTTTGTTCAACACCACAATTCTTTCGCACACCTCGGTTACATGAATTAGATCGTGGCTAGAGACTAAAACCGTAACCCCTTGTTTGGAAGCCAAATCTTTGATAATATTTTTAAGTCGAATCTGAGTTGTGGGATCTAAATTAGCAAAAGGCTCATCTAAAATTACCACTTCTGGATTGCCAATAAAAGATGCCACAATACCCGCTTTCTTTTGATTTCCTTTTGAAAGGTCTCTCAGGTATTTTTTTTGATTTAGAATTTCACCGTGAAAGAAGTCTTCAAAATTTGCAAGTAAAGCATCAACATCTGCCTTATTTTGATTTCGCAACTCCCCAATAAAATAGAAATACTCCTCTGGAGTCAAATACCCGATCAAAAAAGTTTCATCAATAAAAGACGAAGTGTGCTGTTTCCAAGTTTCGCTCTGGTCTACTTGTATCTCATTATTAATAATGTGCCCTGTGGTAGGCTGAATCAAATCTAACAAAAGACTAAAAAAAGTAGTTTTACCTGCACCGTTGTTGCCCACAAGGCCAAAACTTTGCCCTTTTGGAATTATAAGGTGTTCTAGGTTCAATACGGTTTTACCAACGTATTTTTTAGTAAGATTCTGTACTGTTATCATAATTAAGAAAATGTTCTTGTTTCAATTTAACGTCTCTAACTGTTCTGCTCTTTAAAGCCAGCAATCATTCCGTATTTTTTCTTTCTATACACCTTAGTAATCCTATCAAGTAAAATATCCTTAAAAGCAAACCCCAGCAAGCCGAATGCACTTAAAACGATTACAGCCACTTGAAACGACACGAGATAATTCAATAGCACAAAAAGTAGTATTGGAAGGCCAAACAAGGGAATACCCACTAAAAATTGGGCGGCACCCATACCCTGCATATTACCCACAGCACTTTTATTAAGGTCAATACGCTTTTTGTTCATGGAGCCAAAAAATAAAACTATTGGCACGTTTACACCTGCATTGTATAGCGCACAACTAAAATTTATGGCCAGGGCCTCCCACCCAAAATAAACATATGGAATAGATAGAAGAAACATAACACCTACACTAATATATATTAAGCGCGCCTTTGATTCTAAATAGCTTCGTAACGGAATATTCTGAGACATCATCATACTGTAATAGGAGCTATCCCACGCAGGGATGAACTGTCCAAAATTCATTAAAAAGATTCCCGTCATAAAAACCCCAACAAAAACAAGCATTGGTGATGTATCTCCAAAGTCATCCATCGTATAAAAAAGAAGACCGTACAGAATCATGGCCAAGGACATAAAAACCTGAGTTTTGGTTCGTTTGTTGCGCCAAATCAGCTTTAAATCCAATTGTAAATACGGAGCAATGTCACCAAAACGTTTGGTCCATGATAAATCTGATGAAGTTGCTTCTGTTTCCTTTTTCTTAAGCGTTGTATCTAGAAAAATTCGGTTTCTTAAGTACGAGTAGTTCATGTAATAGGCAGCAGCTGCAACACCTAAAGGAATTAGGGCGTAAAGTGGGTTTTCATATAAGGCATAAAAAATGGTTCCTGCATATTCTTTTATAGGAAGGATACCAAAATAATCCAAACCATAACAAGCCAACAAAAGAGTGCCGATCAAGACTAAAGCTTTATCACTCTTGTTCACTATAAAATTGACATAATTAATACTGAGAACAATACCAATAATGCCCAATAACCAAAATAAAACGTTTTGTGGAGCATACCCTTTTATAAGTAGAACTACACTAAACGGAACAAAGAAAAACAAAGCCAAAAAATTATAAAAAGAAACTGCCGAACGTCCTAAAATATAATGGGCAATACTGCTTTTTTTGATAGGTAGTGTCAAAAACGGCTTAATATCCAATACGGGAAGCTTTTGCATAAAATAACGCAGAAACAACTCCCCCAACACCCAATACAAAAGATACTGGTTCAAAATAACCACTGGGTCCACACTGGGTATTGTCTTTTTTAAAATAAAGAATAAGGTAGAGCCTAGAAAGGCTAACATTCCCATAAGATAGAGTGCAAAGAAACCCATTAGTATTTTAACGCCCAAGCTCTTACCCAGTGCCGAAGAACGAAAGAAAGATTTCCATTGCAGCTTAATAAAGCTTTTAAACATAAGAAATAGATTACTGGTCTGGTAAGTTAGTATTTCTTGTAGTATGATTTGTTACAAAAAATTGAACATTTTATATTCTGGATACGTTTTTGCCTAAAACGCTACTTCCTATTTTAGCCCATCCTATTTAAACATTATACATCTTTACCTATTACGTGTGATGCCAATGAATTTAAAATACAACATTTAAGTTCCTTTTTTTATCATTTCCGTTTCAAATGGCTCTATCAATGCTTATTTTTGCCGTCACATTTGACTAAAAAAGATACAATGGTGCATTTTCATTCCTTGACCGTAAAGCATATAAAACCGCTTACACCTAGTTCGGTTGCTATAACTTTTACCATACCTAAAGACCTTATACAAACTTTTGATTTTGTTCCCGGGCAATATATTACCATTAAAATGGAGCTCAAAGGCAAAGAGATCAGAAGGGCTTACTCTATCTGTTCTTCACCTAAAAGCGATTGTTTTACAATTGGCGTCAAGAAAGTTGATAAAGGCGGATTCTCGGATTATGCGCACACTAAACTTAAAGCCGGTGATGTTTTAGAAGTAATGCCTCCTGAAGGTAGGTTTACTTTTCAGCCTACTGGGAAGGTCAAAAATATTGCCGCATTTGCTGCTGGTAGTGGTATTACACCTATCATGAGTATTGCAAAAGCAGTCTTGGCAGATAATCCTAAAAGTAAATTTGTTCTTGTCTACGGAAACAAGTCTCACCAAGAAACCATGTTCTATACGGACTTGGCAAAACTAGAACTAGATTACGCTGGCAGATTCAAAGCCTATTTTGTAACTAGTCAAACCCAAGAAGATGATTCTCTTTTTGGCCGTATTGATGTGTCCACCGTTAATTATGCTCTTAAGAACAAGCATAAAGATGTAGATTTTGATGGTTATTTCCTTTGTGGGCCTGAGGCCATGATTCATTTGGTTTCCGATACATTACAGGAAAACAATGTACCAAAAGACAAGATACATTTTGAACTTTTTACGACTACCGAAATTTTGGATGAGATGCCTCAGCAAGCCGAAGGTAAAACTGAAGTTACCATTATGGTAGATGATGAAGAGTTTACCTTAACAATGGATAAAAAAGAAATTGTTCTAGATGCGGTTTTAAAACAGAATATTGATGCTCCTTATTCTTGCCAAGGTGGGGTTTGTAGTAGCTGTATTGCCAGGATAACGGAAGGAAAAGCCGAAATGGTAAAAAACCAGATTCTTACCGATGGTGAAATTGCCGAAGGTTTGATTCTTACTTGCCAAGCGCATCCCACAACACCCACCTTAAAAGTAGATTATGATGATGTTTAAATGACATTGTTTTAAAAATAAGAAAAGCCGCAATTGTAATTTACAGTTGCGGCTTTTTTAATAACTCTTCTAATCGTCTAGATGTATTTTCATATCCTATGAGATATGCTTTTTCAATTCCCTTGCGGTCTAATACACCAATATGTTCTAGCTCTTTGAACTCCATTAACAAATCGCAAGCTTCAAGCTTTTTTCGATTGATAGCATAAATCATGAGTCCTGTGACTCTACCTGCAAGTTGTAATGAGTTTTTAAGATGTTTTTTATTCAGCTCACTAACGACCGAAACATTACTACCAATAATATAGTCGGCTTTACCCATTAACGGTTCTAACGGAAAGTTATTCATAATACCACCATCGGCATAAAGCCCTCCATTCATCTCTACCGGACTAAAAACAGGAGGTAGGGCTGCAGATGCCAATAAAGGCCGAATGAGTTCTCCTTCAGAAAAATATTCAAGATCACCCTTTTCTAGATTGGTAGCGGTTACGTGCAATTTTTTATGGAGCGCTTCAAACGTATCATCAGGGAAAAAAGCTTTAAAAACATCAAAATACCTATCGGTATCTATAAAGCCCGGTTTTACAATCGTCAAGAAATTATACTTGAATAAAGGTGTTTCTTTAAAAAAAGCCATCATATCTAGCACCGAATTTCCGTTGGCATATAATGCCCCAACTAAAGCACCCACGCTACTACCACCAACAACACTCGCGGTAATACCAAACTCATTCAAGGCTTGTATAAGACCAATATGCGCCATGCCACGCACTCCTCCGCCCGAAAGTACAAGTCCAATTGATTTTGTTTTTAAGTCATTCATTCTAGATATTCTGAAAACTACCTTACGAAGGTATTTATTTCAGAAGACTATTCATCAGTTTTTTGTGATAGTCTGGTACCACATCGTAACAGTACTTCACGGGAGAACCTTCTTTTTTATCGCACAACAAATATGCTTTGAAAACTTCTTTGTTATTCTCTTTTACAGTATCGTCCGGGTGTATCTCAAGACGGGCGTTCAGTTCTTCAGATATAATATCTTCTGGTGAAATAATATAATGGCTCGCCAGAACATCAAACGGATTAAAACCATCCGCCCCCTGGTCTACCCACTGCTTTAACCATGCTCTGGAAGCTTTTCCTAACCACTGATTGCCAGTATCACCTTTTTCCAAAGCATCCAAATCTTCTGCCTTAACCCATACCTTGTTTGAAATTTCAAACGGACAAAGCGTAACGGGAATCCCATTTTCGAACATCAACCGAAAAGCATCATTATCCAAATCAAAATTAAGATCTTGAGCGTGATTGCCCTGATTTCCAATCTTAAAATAGTCTTTAGGGGTTCTACGACCGGCAACCAAAACCACTTCT
This genomic interval from Zobellia roscoffensis contains the following:
- a CDS encoding DUF5687 family protein encodes the protein MFKSFIKLQWKSFFRSSALGKSLGVKILMGFFALYLMGMLAFLGSTLFFILKKTIPSVDPVVILNQYLLYWVLGELFLRYFMQKLPVLDIKPFLTLPIKKSSIAHYILGRSAVSFYNFLALFFFVPFSVVLLIKGYAPQNVLFWLLGIIGIVLSINYVNFIVNKSDKALVLIGTLLLACYGLDYFGILPIKEYAGTIFYALYENPLYALIPLGVAAAAYYMNYSYLRNRIFLDTTLKKKETEATSSDLSWTKRFGDIAPYLQLDLKLIWRNKRTKTQVFMSLAMILYGLLFYTMDDFGDTSPMLVFVGVFMTGIFLMNFGQFIPAWDSSYYSMMMSQNIPLRSYLESKARLIYISVGVMFLLSIPYVYFGWEALAINFSCALYNAGVNVPIVLFFGSMNKKRIDLNKSAVGNMQGMGAAQFLVGIPLFGLPILLFVLLNYLVSFQVAVIVLSAFGLLGFAFKDILLDRITKVYRKKKYGMIAGFKEQNS
- a CDS encoding ferredoxin--NADP reductase, translated to MVHFHSLTVKHIKPLTPSSVAITFTIPKDLIQTFDFVPGQYITIKMELKGKEIRRAYSICSSPKSDCFTIGVKKVDKGGFSDYAHTKLKAGDVLEVMPPEGRFTFQPTGKVKNIAAFAAGSGITPIMSIAKAVLADNPKSKFVLVYGNKSHQETMFYTDLAKLELDYAGRFKAYFVTSQTQEDDSLFGRIDVSTVNYALKNKHKDVDFDGYFLCGPEAMIHLVSDTLQENNVPKDKIHFELFTTTEILDEMPQQAEGKTEVTIMVDDEEFTLTMDKKEIVLDAVLKQNIDAPYSCQGGVCSSCIARITEGKAEMVKNQILTDGEIAEGLILTCQAHPTTPTLKVDYDDV
- a CDS encoding patatin-like phospholipase family protein; translation: MNDLKTKSIGLVLSGGGVRGMAHIGLIQALNEFGITASVVGGSSVGALVGALYANGNSVLDMMAFFKETPLFKYNFLTIVKPGFIDTDRYFDVFKAFFPDDTFEALHKKLHVTATNLEKGDLEYFSEGELIRPLLASAALPPVFSPVEMNGGLYADGGIMNNFPLEPLMGKADYIIGSNVSVVSELNKKHLKNSLQLAGRVTGLMIYAINRKKLEACDLLMEFKELEHIGVLDRKGIEKAYLIGYENTSRRLEELLKKPQL
- a CDS encoding nucleoside hydrolase; translation: MTKKKVWIDTDLSVGMKREKRAGYCDVDDGYAVLQLMKADTIEICGISAVFGNTVIENSYPLSQKMSTEFALGEIPVYKGAGEAINLKAVESNEAVDALAESLRKQPLVIMAIGPATNVGLLLLKYPELKRQILEVVLVAGRRTPKDYFKIGNQGNHAQDLNFDLDNDAFRLMFENGIPVTLCPFEISNKVWVKAEDLDALEKGDTGNQWLGKASRAWLKQWVDQGADGFNPFDVLASHYIISPEDIISEELNARLEIHPDDTVKENNKEVFKAYLLCDKKEGSPVKYCYDVVPDYHKKLMNSLLK